One region of Emys orbicularis isolate rEmyOrb1 chromosome 4, rEmyOrb1.hap1, whole genome shotgun sequence genomic DNA includes:
- the CHAC1 gene encoding glutathione-specific gamma-glutamylcyclotransferase 1, protein MKLPAERQAQEEEDAGEQKTPLWIFGYGSLVWRPDFEFSSRKVGFIRGYSRRFWQGDTFHRGNEKMPGRVVTLQEDYDACTWGVAYEVRGEQIAESLQYLNMREAVLGGYDTKLVKFHPQDKEADEPILALVYIATPQNPTYLGPASEEDIAAQIIVSSGRSGHNIEYLLRLADFMRYFCPQVEDEHLFSIEEALVSILPCLCQAEEPLVEV, encoded by the exons ATGAAGCTGCCCGCGGAGCGCCAGgcgcaggaggaggaggatgctggggagcagaaaacgcccctctggatCTTCGGCTACGGCTCCCTGGTGTGGAGACCCGACTTCGAGTTCAGCTCCAGGAAGGTGGGCTTCATCCGCGGCTACAGCCGCCGCTTCTGGCAGGGAGACACCTTCCACCGCGGCAACGAGAAGATG CCTGGCCGTGTGGTTACCCTCCAGGAGGATTATGAT GCATGCACGTGGGGTGTTGCCTATGAAGTCCGTGGAGAGCAGATTGCTGAATCGCTTCAGTACTTGAACATGCGAGAAGCAGTCCTGGGGGGCTATGACACCAAACTAGTGAAGTTCCACCCCCAGGATAAAGAGGCTGATGAACCCATCCTGGCCCTAGTTTACATTGCTACACCCCAGAACCCCACCTACCTTGGCCCAGCATCTGAAGAGGACATTGCAGCCCAGATCATTGTCTCGAGCGGTCGGTCTGGACACAACATAGAGTATCTGCTGCGACTGGCAGACTTCATGCGCTACTTTTGTCCCCAGGTGGAGGACGAACACTTGTTTTCCATTGAGGAGGCCCTTGTTTCCATCCTGCCCTGTCTATGCCAGGCTGAGGAGCCTTTAGTGGAGGTGTGA